One Thermofilum pendens Hrk 5 DNA segment encodes these proteins:
- a CDS encoding spinster family MFS transporter → MRSKYKWFVVLFFFTFLTIHQADRFIVSAVAPQVMDEFKVSYSQLGLVFSLTVLVAAFLYPVWGYLYDRYSRKLLAGLAALIWGFTTIFNALSRTFSEFFATRLATGIDDAAPPGIYSLVADYFDPYSRGKALGLLNATGPLGAIIGTILSLSIVAAGLSWRNAFFITGPIGVAIGALTFFLVKDVPRGVSEPELKDVLTEDIYRAKLSDLPKVLENKSLVLLYLQGFWGVFPWNAITFWFVTYMEKERGLSPDTVMVVMSLSLIAMVAGNIVAGIIGDWLFKKTKRGRAILGAVVVFFSAVLIYLAIRAESTEEFILFTVLTAFEIPMAAPNVVAAITDVTEPELRSSATGYLRFFENLGSATSPFLTGVLAESMGLGEAILLVSVYTWLLCFVFFAVLAAIIPRDIDRLRNLIRERAERLRGGR, encoded by the coding sequence ATGCGAAGCAAATATAAATGGTTCGTGGTTCTGTTCTTCTTCACCTTCCTGACTATACACCAGGCGGACCGCTTCATAGTCTCGGCTGTTGCGCCGCAAGTAATGGACGAGTTCAAGGTGTCGTACAGCCAGCTAGGTCTAGTATTCTCTCTTACGGTGCTGGTAGCCGCTTTCCTCTACCCGGTGTGGGGCTACCTCTACGACAGGTACTCGCGGAAGCTCTTAGCCGGTCTAGCGGCGCTGATATGGGGTTTCACCACCATCTTCAACGCCCTCTCGAGAACCTTCTCCGAGTTCTTCGCTACGAGGCTCGCCACGGGTATCGACGACGCGGCGCCTCCCGGAATTTATAGCCTCGTGGCAGACTACTTTGACCCCTACAGCCGCGGGAAGGCTCTCGGCTTGCTTAACGCGACGGGGCCTCTCGGGGCGATCATAGGGACTATACTCTCGTTGAGCATAGTGGCGGCGGGGCTTAGCTGGAGGAACGCGTTCTTCATAACTGGTCCCATAGGGGTTGCGATCGGCGCGTTAACCTTCTTCCTGGTAAAGGATGTGCCGAGGGGTGTTTCCGAGCCAGAGCTCAAGGACGTGTTAACGGAGGATATCTACAGGGCGAAGCTATCCGACCTGCCAAAGGTGCTGGAGAACAAATCCCTCGTACTCCTCTACCTGCAGGGCTTCTGGGGCGTTTTCCCGTGGAACGCGATTACCTTCTGGTTCGTGACGTACATGGAGAAGGAGAGGGGGCTGTCCCCCGACACCGTGATGGTGGTAATGTCCCTGTCGCTCATCGCCATGGTCGCAGGGAACATAGTCGCAGGGATTATCGGAGACTGGTTGTTCAAAAAGACGAAGAGGGGTAGGGCGATTCTCGGGGCGGTAGTAGTGTTCTTCTCGGCAGTGCTCATCTACCTCGCGATTAGGGCTGAAAGCACGGAGGAGTTCATTCTGTTCACTGTTCTCACAGCGTTCGAGATTCCCATGGCGGCCCCGAACGTAGTCGCTGCCATCACGGATGTCACCGAGCCCGAGCTGAGGTCCAGCGCTACCGGATACCTAAGGTTCTTCGAGAACCTCGGTAGCGCTACGTCGCCGTTTCTGACAGGCGTACTGGCGGAGTCCATGGGCCTTGGGGAGGCTATACTGCTGGTAAGCGTGTATACGTGGCTTCTGTGCTTCGTCTTCTTCGCGGTACTAGCAGCGATAATCCCCCGCGACATAGACAGGCTGAGAAACCTCATTAGGGAGAGGGCGGAGAGACTGAGGGGTGGGCGCTGA
- a CDS encoding helix-turn-helix transcriptional regulator, translating to MRSRSLVMLAALITVCVILPAGSVPVNSVAITILPTGVAKVDYSVSVGNASLLDIQLVGTPLPEYGVVVVDEHGTPLAYMVNETTGTMRIITLGSSLVSISYFTSSILSMSKGVWTVSYVSPLPSTVRLPAGTALSSLSTVPTSVTVQNQSLVLSFQPGRVSFSYVYVPQQPPQQAPPQTSQPSRVNASQPASQPQPTPSPQQPAPAKTTPSGMPIEPLYIAVLGAAGAAVVLALLLKARGGRELGEEDEEIIGVLKKLGGGAFQSDIGLYVSLPPTTLWRRIRRLEKLGYVKIEKKAGRNFVRLVKG from the coding sequence ATGAGGAGCAGATCGTTGGTTATGCTCGCCGCGTTGATCACTGTCTGCGTTATTCTCCCCGCGGGTAGCGTCCCGGTTAACTCCGTGGCGATCACGATTCTCCCTACTGGCGTCGCGAAAGTAGACTACTCCGTGAGCGTTGGTAACGCCTCCCTGCTAGACATACAGCTCGTCGGAACCCCCCTCCCCGAGTACGGCGTCGTCGTAGTCGACGAGCACGGTACACCTCTAGCCTACATGGTTAACGAGACCACCGGTACCATGAGGATAATCACCCTGGGCTCCTCTCTCGTCTCGATAAGCTACTTCACGAGTAGCATACTCTCCATGAGTAAAGGCGTTTGGACTGTTAGCTACGTGTCCCCCCTCCCGAGCACGGTACGGCTACCGGCCGGCACAGCCCTGTCATCCCTCTCAACGGTTCCCACTTCCGTCACGGTGCAGAACCAGTCGCTCGTACTGAGCTTCCAGCCGGGCAGGGTCAGCTTTTCCTACGTCTACGTGCCCCAGCAACCGCCACAACAAGCCCCTCCGCAGACCTCGCAACCTTCACGGGTAAACGCCTCGCAACCTGCATCTCAACCCCAGCCCACGCCGAGCCCCCAGCAACCAGCCCCGGCTAAGACCACGCCTTCTGGTATGCCCATAGAGCCTCTCTACATAGCCGTCCTGGGGGCCGCGGGGGCGGCTGTCGTGCTAGCCCTCCTCCTGAAGGCGCGCGGGGGGCGGGAGCTGGGAGAGGAGGACGAGGAGATAATAGGGGTTCTGAAGAAGCTTGGTGGAGGAGCCTTCCAGTCGGACATAGGGCTCTACGTGAGCCTACCGCCTACCACGCTTTGGAGGAGGATAAGGAGGCTGGAGAAACTGGGCTACGTGAAGATAGAGAAGAAAGCCGGGAGGAACTTCGTAAGGCTGGTTAAAGGTTGA
- a CDS encoding glutamine amidotransferase-related protein — MILIVSTCADRLSEYEFVKPLARILGRYDSYEVVSYREVGPGVVERYDKVVISGTALKDFDYLRYVDRFSWVKEFEGPVLGICAGLQLVSLVFRVGLRDKLVIGVREVEVVRENRLAKTGKLKAYFVTSKLPAPSSAVEVLGVSEGENVFFKVKDREVYALAFHPEVYNEEILASFARL; from the coding sequence GTGATACTCATAGTGAGCACTTGCGCGGACAGGCTGAGCGAGTACGAGTTCGTTAAACCGCTGGCGAGGATCCTCGGGAGGTACGACAGCTACGAGGTCGTATCCTACAGGGAGGTGGGCCCGGGCGTCGTGGAGAGGTACGACAAGGTGGTTATCTCCGGGACTGCTTTGAAGGACTTCGACTACTTGAGGTACGTGGATAGGTTTAGCTGGGTCAAGGAGTTCGAAGGACCGGTGCTCGGCATATGCGCCGGTCTCCAGCTAGTCTCGCTCGTGTTCAGAGTGGGGCTTAGGGACAAGCTTGTCATCGGGGTCAGAGAGGTAGAGGTAGTCAGAGAGAACAGGCTCGCGAAGACGGGGAAGCTGAAAGCCTACTTCGTTACCTCAAAGCTACCGGCGCCGAGTAGCGCAGTCGAGGTGCTCGGCGTGAGCGAGGGGGAAAACGTGTTCTTCAAGGTCAAGGATAGGGAAGTCTACGCCCTGGCGTTCCACCCGGAGGTCTACAACGAAGAAATACTTGCGAGTTTCGCCAGGCTCTAG
- the bgaS gene encoding beta-galactosidase BgaS — MFPKSFLWGVSLAGFQFEMGDPAGEALDPNTDWYVWVHDEYNIREGIVSGDLPEKGIDYWHLFREDHSLAKSLGLNAYRLNVEWSRVFPEPTFSVEVGVEEEDGVKTGIDIDDSDLEKLDSIANKKAVQHYREVVEDLREKGFYVILNLVHFTLPTWIHDPLTARATNAKKGPLGYADPRFPVEFAKFAAYVAASFGDLVDAWSTFNEPSVVTESGFLKRRGKFPPGIFNFDAYKRAMINIAQAHLLAYIAIKKFDRVKAYSDSAESASVGIIHNMIPFHPLDPSRKRDRDASMVTHHLHNSWIPNSLVNGWIDRDFDLKQEPSEVFEKYKSRLDWMGINYYSRSVVKGKVNLLRPVIPFPAFPVLVKGYGFECAPNSQSLAGRPTTDFGWEVYPEGIVEVVKMAMQYNVPLLVTENGVADARDELRPHFLALHLKLLEDALESREISLKGYLHWALTDNYEWADGFRMRFGLFEVDLSSKRRVKRPSADLFARIVSEGTVPDEAVRKAREKLSVNL, encoded by the coding sequence ATGTTCCCGAAGAGTTTCCTCTGGGGAGTATCCCTAGCAGGCTTCCAGTTCGAGATGGGGGACCCCGCGGGGGAAGCTTTGGACCCTAACACCGACTGGTACGTGTGGGTACACGACGAGTACAACATAAGGGAGGGAATAGTCAGCGGGGATCTGCCGGAGAAAGGGATAGACTACTGGCACCTTTTCAGGGAGGACCACTCTCTGGCGAAAAGCCTGGGGCTAAACGCCTACAGGCTTAACGTCGAGTGGAGCAGGGTGTTTCCGGAGCCGACGTTCAGCGTAGAGGTTGGGGTGGAAGAGGAGGACGGCGTTAAGACCGGTATAGACATCGACGACTCCGACTTAGAGAAGCTGGACAGCATTGCGAACAAGAAGGCGGTGCAACACTACAGGGAGGTCGTGGAGGACCTCCGCGAGAAGGGCTTCTACGTCATCCTCAACTTGGTCCACTTCACGCTTCCAACCTGGATCCACGACCCTCTAACCGCGCGCGCCACGAACGCGAAGAAGGGGCCACTGGGCTACGCGGACCCCAGGTTCCCGGTGGAGTTCGCGAAGTTCGCCGCCTACGTTGCGGCGAGCTTCGGGGATCTCGTAGACGCGTGGTCAACGTTCAACGAGCCGAGCGTGGTGACCGAGTCGGGCTTCCTGAAGAGGAGGGGGAAGTTCCCGCCCGGCATATTCAACTTCGACGCGTACAAGCGGGCTATGATCAACATCGCACAAGCACACCTACTGGCGTACATCGCTATCAAGAAGTTCGACAGGGTGAAAGCTTATTCTGACTCCGCGGAGTCAGCGTCCGTCGGAATTATACACAACATGATACCGTTCCACCCCCTCGACCCCTCCAGGAAGCGCGACCGGGACGCATCTATGGTAACACACCACCTCCATAACTCCTGGATCCCGAACTCCCTTGTAAACGGGTGGATAGACAGGGACTTCGACCTCAAACAGGAGCCCAGCGAAGTATTCGAGAAGTACAAGTCGAGGCTTGACTGGATGGGCATCAACTACTACTCGAGGTCCGTCGTCAAGGGTAAGGTCAACCTCCTCAGGCCTGTAATCCCGTTCCCCGCGTTCCCCGTGCTCGTGAAGGGGTACGGGTTTGAGTGTGCACCGAACTCTCAGAGCCTGGCAGGGAGACCTACCACGGACTTCGGGTGGGAAGTATACCCCGAGGGCATAGTAGAGGTTGTAAAAATGGCAATGCAGTACAACGTTCCTCTACTCGTAACGGAGAACGGGGTCGCAGACGCGCGGGACGAGCTGAGGCCGCACTTCCTAGCCCTCCACCTAAAGCTCCTCGAGGACGCGTTGGAAAGCCGCGAGATAAGCCTTAAAGGCTACCTTCACTGGGCTCTGACGGACAACTACGAGTGGGCGGATGGCTTCAGGATGCGCTTCGGCCTATTCGAGGTAGACCTCTCCAGCAAGAGAAGAGTGAAGCGCCCGAGCGCGGATCTCTTTGCGAGGATAGTCTCGGAGGGGACTGTCCCAGACGAGGCGGTCAGGAAGGCGAGGGAAAAGCTTTCCGTCAACCTTTAA
- a CDS encoding ABC transporter ATP-binding protein → MRVVEIEGLKWRYRGSPHYALNGVNLGVEKGEFLAITGLSGAGKTTLVLSILGIIPQRLPGEFSGKVKVLGLSTLSTDVTIIAQRVGVVFEDPEIQFVMGTVEDEVALSLEAMGLPPEEVRERTLWALELVGLGAGFLQRNPSQLSGGEKQRVAIASAVAKEPELLILDEPTSDLDPAGKEEVVSAIESLRRQLDVTIVMVEQEPDIIYRFADRVVVLEKGRVALEGTPRELYHRMEELRRLSLRPPELYELCRAAGLREPSLEELVRLAEKGLLDGSVCGEPRGRRGGLEEVVRVQGVTHVYPGGIRALDNVTLTLYSGELVALMGPNGSGKTTLAKVIAGLVRPTSGRVLVRGRDVSSYGRLELSSIVGYVYQNPQHQLFCQSVYEEVAFGLRLRGAGEGEVRKAVDEALRLFNLEGKAEEHPFFLSKGEKRRLALASVYALNPSVLIVDEPTTGQDRAFSEYLFSTLRRLAEEGKAVVAITHSVDLASAYADRVVVMCGGRIVADGEPDSVLADPGVAEKARIKRPLRYVLCRQSRHG, encoded by the coding sequence ATGCGCGTAGTAGAAATCGAGGGGCTCAAGTGGAGGTACAGGGGGTCGCCGCACTACGCCTTGAACGGCGTAAACCTCGGCGTCGAGAAGGGCGAGTTCCTCGCGATCACAGGGCTAAGCGGGGCGGGCAAGACGACTCTCGTCCTCTCGATCCTCGGCATAATACCCCAGAGGCTCCCCGGCGAGTTCAGCGGCAAGGTGAAGGTCCTCGGCCTCTCCACGCTCTCGACGGACGTGACCATCATCGCGCAGAGAGTAGGCGTGGTGTTCGAGGACCCGGAGATACAGTTCGTCATGGGCACGGTGGAGGACGAGGTCGCTCTCTCCCTCGAAGCCATGGGGCTACCGCCGGAGGAAGTCAGGGAGAGGACGCTGTGGGCGCTGGAGCTCGTCGGGCTCGGCGCCGGCTTCCTCCAAAGGAACCCCTCGCAGCTCTCGGGGGGCGAGAAACAGCGGGTGGCGATAGCGTCCGCGGTCGCGAAGGAGCCGGAGCTACTCATACTCGACGAACCAACCTCGGACCTGGACCCCGCCGGCAAGGAGGAAGTCGTGTCGGCGATCGAGAGCCTGCGCAGGCAGCTCGACGTCACCATAGTAATGGTTGAACAGGAGCCCGACATCATATACAGGTTCGCGGACAGAGTGGTCGTGCTGGAGAAGGGCAGGGTCGCGCTCGAAGGCACCCCGCGCGAACTCTACCACAGAATGGAGGAGCTGAGGAGGCTGTCCCTGCGCCCTCCGGAGCTCTACGAGCTGTGCAGGGCCGCCGGCCTACGGGAACCGTCCCTGGAGGAGCTCGTAAGGCTCGCGGAGAAAGGGTTGCTCGACGGCTCCGTGTGCGGTGAGCCGCGCGGGCGGCGAGGAGGGCTCGAGGAAGTGGTGAGGGTTCAAGGCGTTACCCACGTCTACCCTGGAGGGATCAGGGCGCTGGACAACGTGACGCTCACCCTGTACTCGGGGGAGCTCGTAGCGCTGATGGGCCCCAACGGGAGCGGGAAGACCACGCTGGCAAAGGTGATCGCGGGGCTCGTGCGCCCGACGAGCGGGAGAGTCCTCGTAAGGGGGCGGGACGTCTCCAGCTACGGCAGGCTGGAGCTCTCGTCGATAGTGGGCTACGTCTACCAGAACCCCCAGCACCAGCTCTTCTGCCAGTCTGTCTACGAGGAGGTAGCGTTCGGCCTAAGGTTGCGCGGAGCAGGAGAGGGCGAGGTGAGGAAGGCGGTCGACGAGGCGCTGAGGCTCTTCAACCTGGAAGGCAAGGCAGAGGAGCACCCGTTCTTCCTGAGCAAGGGAGAGAAGAGGAGGCTCGCGCTTGCGAGTGTATACGCGCTGAACCCTTCTGTGCTGATAGTGGACGAGCCCACCACGGGGCAGGACAGAGCGTTCTCGGAGTACCTCTTCTCGACGCTGAGGAGGCTCGCGGAAGAGGGGAAAGCCGTAGTCGCGATAACGCACAGCGTCGACCTGGCCTCGGCGTACGCCGACAGGGTGGTCGTAATGTGTGGGGGCAGAATCGTAGCTGACGGCGAGCCGGACAGCGTGCTGGCAGACCCCGGTGTAGCGGAGAAGGCGAGGATCAAGCGCCCACTGAGGTACGTCCTCTGCAGGCAGAGCCGGCACGGCTAG
- a CDS encoding diphthine--ammonia ligase — protein sequence MRLAVLFSGGKDSHLAMFRAMRHHEVACLVTVESRNPESYMFHVPNIHLTELQAEAIGLPLVKVESEGRKEELEDLRRALELAVERYAVEGVVTGAIRSTYQSTRVQRVCRELDLWCFNPLWLEDEYEVYRELLENGFEVIVSGVFSYPLDASLLGRRVDWGLVEELGKLKERYGVSMAGEGGELETTVLDAPFYRKRVVVLEAEKVYSNYSGVYRVKRARLEEKGGLT from the coding sequence GTGCGGCTCGCCGTGCTCTTCTCTGGAGGCAAGGACTCGCACCTCGCTATGTTCAGGGCTATGAGGCACCACGAGGTGGCGTGCCTCGTTACCGTTGAGTCGAGGAACCCGGAGAGCTACATGTTCCACGTCCCCAACATCCACTTGACGGAGCTACAGGCGGAGGCGATAGGGCTACCGCTCGTGAAGGTGGAGAGCGAGGGGAGGAAGGAGGAGCTGGAGGACTTGAGGAGAGCGCTCGAATTAGCCGTGGAGAGGTACGCCGTGGAGGGCGTCGTGACGGGGGCGATAAGGTCTACCTACCAGTCTACCCGCGTGCAGAGAGTCTGCAGGGAGCTCGACCTCTGGTGCTTCAACCCCCTGTGGCTGGAGGACGAGTACGAGGTCTACAGGGAGCTACTCGAGAACGGCTTCGAGGTAATAGTCTCGGGGGTCTTCTCGTACCCCCTCGACGCGAGCCTCCTCGGGAGGAGGGTCGACTGGGGGCTCGTAGAGGAGCTGGGAAAGCTGAAGGAGAGGTACGGTGTCAGCATGGCCGGGGAGGGGGGAGAGCTCGAGACCACCGTTCTCGACGCCCCCTTCTACAGGAAGAGGGTAGTCGTGCTGGAAGCGGAGAAGGTTTACTCGAACTACTCGGGGGTTTACAGGGTGAAGAGGGCTAGGCTGGAGGAGAAGGGGGGTCTGACGTGA
- a CDS encoding phosphoribosyltransferase family protein → MPISRSEAEVPRILASRVLRSLKSYVPLQEVYRALREEKVEVSPSELSRYAAGHSLPPSLKAVHILVALKRRGLLREILSKKISMDENGVVNVAQLAYDVEVLSAAVASAYPTFFRGVDVVLTAAVNGIPLASFAAWALDARLAVARRERESPSMKYLTAYLFQRDPPSVVPLYVPSSLLERGARVLIVDDLLRTGRTLKALLSLIDEADAEPVGVLALVSLSEAWKSVLTRDIQTMVILELASQGSTQP, encoded by the coding sequence ATGCCCATCTCTAGGAGCGAGGCGGAGGTTCCGAGGATACTCGCATCGAGGGTTCTGAGAAGCCTGAAGTCGTACGTACCCTTACAGGAGGTCTACAGGGCTTTGAGGGAGGAGAAGGTAGAGGTATCGCCGTCAGAGCTATCCAGGTACGCGGCTGGGCACTCCCTTCCCCCGAGCCTAAAGGCTGTGCATATCCTCGTCGCGCTTAAGAGGAGGGGGTTGCTTCGCGAGATCCTCTCGAAGAAGATATCCATGGACGAGAACGGCGTAGTGAACGTTGCACAGCTGGCGTACGACGTAGAAGTCCTCTCGGCGGCTGTTGCGAGCGCCTACCCCACGTTCTTCAGGGGCGTAGACGTGGTGCTTACAGCCGCCGTGAACGGGATACCCCTAGCGTCCTTCGCCGCGTGGGCGCTCGACGCCAGGCTTGCAGTCGCGAGGAGGGAGAGGGAGAGCCCCTCGATGAAGTACCTAACTGCCTACCTGTTCCAGCGCGACCCGCCGAGCGTAGTCCCCCTGTACGTGCCTTCGAGCCTGCTAGAGAGGGGGGCTAGGGTTCTGATAGTCGACGACCTGTTGCGAACCGGTAGAACCTTGAAGGCTCTCTTAAGCCTCATAGACGAGGCGGACGCCGAGCCCGTAGGGGTCCTGGCCCTGGTATCGCTCAGCGAAGCCTGGAAATCCGTGTTAACGCGGGACATCCAGACAATGGTTATCCTAGAGCTAGCATCCCAAGGCTCCACCCAGCCGTAG
- a CDS encoding energy-coupling factor transporter transmembrane component T family protein, producing the protein MPTILGELTGFEAESKLYMGLSPLVKIVVPLSFSLDVLLVKDVPSAAALTLAVFLVVLAVKVPLRVVKGFLVLIASLSAFIVLSLTLFTSLPGRVLFEYTLLSVKAEKGVLAWRIVVTDEALSRSFFFVLRILAMILTATLFVATVSDRDVVRALRGLRLPLGVAVAASLFFRGISMFLDDFRVIREAMMARGVDFEKTSLYRRFFLYVNALIPLISLMVSRSYEVSLALESKGLSPLSGPRGGYAFALTRADRLVLGLAALQFALLAAWWVCA; encoded by the coding sequence ATGCCGACGATACTCGGAGAGTTGACGGGCTTCGAAGCGGAGAGCAAGCTGTACATGGGGCTAAGCCCCCTCGTTAAAATAGTGGTTCCTCTTTCTTTCTCCCTCGACGTGCTCCTAGTGAAGGACGTTCCATCGGCTGCGGCGCTGACCCTGGCTGTCTTTCTAGTTGTTCTGGCGGTAAAGGTTCCCTTGAGGGTCGTGAAGGGCTTCCTAGTCCTCATCGCAAGCCTAAGCGCTTTCATAGTTCTGAGCTTAACCCTCTTTACGAGCCTCCCGGGCAGGGTTCTCTTCGAGTACACGTTACTCTCAGTGAAGGCCGAGAAGGGGGTCCTCGCCTGGAGAATAGTAGTCACGGACGAGGCCCTTTCGAGGTCCTTCTTCTTCGTTCTCCGCATACTGGCGATGATACTCACGGCTACACTCTTCGTAGCTACGGTTAGCGACAGGGACGTTGTACGAGCCTTGAGGGGGCTCCGCCTCCCGCTGGGCGTCGCGGTCGCGGCTTCCCTCTTCTTCAGGGGGATAAGCATGTTCCTGGACGACTTCAGGGTGATCAGGGAGGCTATGATGGCGCGCGGCGTGGACTTCGAGAAGACGAGCCTTTACAGGAGGTTTTTCCTCTACGTCAACGCGCTCATCCCGCTGATATCACTCATGGTCAGCAGGAGCTACGAAGTCTCGCTGGCCCTCGAGTCGAAGGGATTATCGCCGCTGAGCGGCCCACGCGGCGGCTACGCGTTCGCGCTTACCCGGGCTGACCGCCTAGTCCTAGGGCTCGCCGCACTGCAGTTCGCATTACTGGCGGCGTGGTGGGTATGCGCGTAG